The Pseudomonas asiatica genome has a segment encoding these proteins:
- a CDS encoding ABC transporter permease has protein sequence MNAYWQCFNGILLRECLRFVLQRTRFLSALVRPLLWLLVFAAGFRAALGIAIIEPYDTYIPYEVYIIPGLACMILLFNGMQGSLSMVYDREMGSMRVLLTSPLPRPFLLGSKLLATSLISLLQVYAFLAIAWLYGVQPPAAGLLLALPALLLVALMLSALGLLLSNAIRQLENFAGVMNFVIFPLFFLSSALYPLWKMREASQWLYWLCTVNPFTHAVELVRFALYERFNPLALAVCLGLTVLFTLLAILTFNPQHAALRKPR, from the coding sequence ATGAACGCTTACTGGCAGTGCTTCAATGGCATTCTCCTGCGCGAATGCCTGCGTTTCGTCCTGCAGCGCACCCGTTTCCTCAGCGCCCTGGTGCGCCCGCTGCTGTGGCTGCTGGTGTTCGCCGCCGGCTTTCGCGCGGCCCTGGGCATTGCGATCATCGAGCCCTACGACACCTACATCCCCTACGAGGTTTACATCATTCCGGGCCTTGCCTGCATGATCCTGCTGTTCAACGGCATGCAGGGCTCGCTGTCGATGGTCTATGACCGGGAGATGGGCAGCATGCGCGTGTTGCTGACCAGCCCGTTGCCGCGGCCCTTCCTGCTCGGCAGCAAGCTGCTGGCAACCTCGTTGATCTCCCTGCTGCAGGTGTACGCCTTCCTTGCCATCGCCTGGTTGTATGGCGTGCAGCCACCGGCTGCGGGCCTGTTGCTGGCGCTGCCGGCGTTGTTGCTGGTGGCGCTGATGCTCAGCGCCCTGGGGCTGTTGCTGTCGAATGCGATTCGCCAGCTGGAGAACTTTGCCGGGGTGATGAACTTCGTGATATTCCCGCTGTTCTTCCTGTCCTCGGCGCTGTACCCGTTGTGGAAGATGCGCGAGGCCAGCCAGTGGCTGTACTGGCTGTGTACAGTGAACCCGTTCACCCATGCCGTGGAGCTGGTGCGCTTTGCCTTGTATGAGCGCTTCAACCCGCTGGCGCTGGCGGTATGCCTGGGGCTGACCGTGCTGTTCACCCTGCTGGCGATCCTTACCTTCAACCCCCAGCATGCGGCGCTGCGCAAGCCGCGCTGA
- a CDS encoding pentapeptide repeat-containing protein, with translation MNYLPLALLIVLAPAMAENADDAGNDPPLIINGCVIAEASQCPGADLRGANLANQDLRKMNLAGADLRNADLRHARLDLANLEKASLQGANLTRASLQQSNLRLADLSHGRLVAIQGWGLFAQGAQFAKADLSAAYLQFARLSGAKMQQANLRAADLEMAWLSKTDLQEADLGDANLQEAKFGQSNLARADLRGARQHYGNFQEANMEGCKGCPETWDN, from the coding sequence ATGAACTACTTGCCACTTGCCTTGCTGATCGTGCTGGCCCCTGCCATGGCCGAGAATGCCGACGACGCTGGCAACGATCCCCCCCTGATCATCAACGGCTGCGTGATTGCCGAAGCCAGCCAGTGCCCGGGGGCCGACCTGCGGGGCGCCAACCTGGCCAACCAGGACCTGCGCAAGATGAACCTGGCCGGCGCCGACCTGCGCAATGCCGACCTGCGCCATGCCCGGCTGGACCTGGCCAACCTGGAAAAGGCCAGCCTGCAAGGCGCCAACCTGACGCGCGCCAGCCTGCAGCAGAGCAACCTGCGCCTTGCCGACCTGAGCCATGGCCGGCTCGTGGCCATTCAGGGCTGGGGCCTGTTTGCCCAGGGTGCGCAATTTGCCAAGGCCGACCTCAGCGCGGCCTACCTGCAGTTCGCCAGGTTGTCAGGGGCAAAGATGCAGCAGGCCAACCTGCGCGCGGCGGACCTGGAAATGGCCTGGCTGAGCAAGACTGACCTGCAAGAGGCCGACCTTGGCGATGCCAACCTGCAGGAGGCCAAGTTTGGCCAGAGCAACCTGGCCCGCGCCGACTTGCGCGGGGCGCGGCAGCATTACGGGAATTTTCAGGAGGCCAACATGGAGGGGTGCAAGGGGTGCCCCGAGACCTGGGACAATTGA
- a CDS encoding YVTN family beta-propeller repeat protein, whose amino-acid sequence MRRSPFHRALLYPSLLSGALALAGGHAVAATAWVSNEKDNSLSLIDMHTLQVTETLPVGQRPRGLLLSHDNTLLYICASDSDRVQVMDVATRKIIKELPSGKDPEQFALHPNDRWLYVSNEDDALVTVIDTQTDKVLGQIDVGIEPEGMAVSPDGKWAVNTSETTNMLHWIDTSTQTLADSTPVDQRPRFVEFSQDGSRLWASAEIGGTVTILDVASRQVLKTLNFQIKGVHPDKVQPVGIKLSADGKYAFVALGPANHVAVVDAKTYEVLDYLLVGRRVWQLAFTPDQSQLLATNGVSGDVSVIDAKSLKVLKSVKVGRYPWGVVVTP is encoded by the coding sequence ATGCGTCGCTCCCCTTTTCACCGGGCACTGCTTTACCCCAGCCTGCTGTCGGGCGCCCTGGCGCTTGCCGGCGGGCATGCCGTGGCCGCCACCGCCTGGGTGTCGAACGAGAAGGACAACAGCCTCAGCCTGATCGACATGCACACCCTGCAAGTCACCGAGACCCTGCCGGTGGGCCAGCGCCCGCGCGGCCTGCTGCTGTCCCACGACAACACGCTGCTGTACATCTGCGCCAGCGATTCGGACCGTGTGCAGGTGATGGACGTGGCCACCCGCAAGATCATCAAGGAGCTGCCCTCCGGCAAGGACCCCGAGCAGTTCGCCCTGCACCCCAACGACCGCTGGTTGTACGTGTCCAACGAGGACGACGCGCTGGTGACGGTGATCGACACCCAGACCGACAAGGTGCTCGGGCAGATCGACGTCGGCATCGAGCCCGAAGGCATGGCGGTGAGCCCGGATGGCAAGTGGGCGGTCAACACCAGCGAAACCACCAACATGCTGCACTGGATCGATACCAGCACCCAGACCCTGGCGGACAGCACCCCGGTGGACCAGCGGCCGCGCTTCGTCGAGTTCAGCCAGGACGGCTCGCGGCTGTGGGCTTCGGCGGAAATCGGCGGCACGGTGACCATCCTCGACGTGGCCAGCCGCCAGGTGCTGAAAACCCTGAATTTCCAGATCAAGGGTGTGCACCCGGACAAGGTCCAGCCGGTAGGCATCAAGCTCAGCGCCGATGGCAAGTACGCGTTCGTCGCCCTGGGCCCGGCCAACCATGTGGCGGTGGTCGATGCCAAGACCTATGAAGTACTCGACTACCTGCTGGTGGGCCGGCGGGTCTGGCAATTGGCGTTCACCCCGGACCAGAGCCAGTTGCTGGCCACCAACGGGGTCAGCGGCGACGTTTCGGTGATCGATGCAAAAAGCCTCAAGGTGCTCAAGTCGGTGAAGGTCGGCCGCTACCCCTGGGGCGTGGTGGTGACGCCATGA
- a CDS encoding ABC transporter substrate-binding protein encodes MRLPAHLAMTCLLALAATLSASPALAAQAPGGEPLQVRIGYLGYRPDPGPLLSNIIPEPTDAGLQGAELAIVDSNSSGRFLKQEFHLANATVESPEALLQAAKAQHDQGLRLFVVNAPAASLRALSAALPDSLLFNAGSPDDSLRSSQCLGNVLHSLPSRAMLADALAQFLVMRKWQRALLVVGQTDDDRAYAAALRRAMKRFGMQLVAEKAWTFDNDQRRSAQADMPLFTQTAEYDVVLVADERGDFGEYLPYQTWYPRPVAGTQGLTPTGWHKTVETFGAAQLQKRFEAQAGRWMNDRDFAAWMAVRSVASAVSKLRQAEPRALQQLLLSEQLPLDGFKGRKLSYRPWNGELRQPIPLVQPRALVSTSPQEGFLHPLNEMDSLGYDRPEVTCGYP; translated from the coding sequence ATGCGCCTGCCTGCCCACCTTGCCATGACCTGCCTGCTGGCCCTGGCCGCGACGCTTTCTGCAAGCCCGGCACTCGCCGCACAGGCCCCGGGCGGGGAACCGTTGCAGGTGCGCATCGGCTATCTCGGCTATCGCCCCGATCCCGGCCCGCTGCTGTCCAACATCATTCCCGAACCCACCGATGCCGGGCTGCAGGGCGCCGAACTGGCGATTGTCGACAGCAACAGCAGCGGGCGTTTTCTCAAACAGGAATTCCACCTGGCCAATGCCACGGTCGAAAGCCCCGAAGCCCTGCTGCAGGCTGCCAAGGCCCAGCATGACCAGGGCCTGCGGCTGTTCGTGGTAAATGCCCCCGCCGCCAGCCTGCGCGCGCTGTCTGCCGCCCTGCCCGACAGCCTGCTGTTCAACGCCGGCAGCCCGGACGACAGCCTGCGCAGCAGCCAGTGCCTGGGCAATGTGCTGCACAGCCTGCCCAGCCGCGCCATGCTGGCCGATGCCCTGGCGCAGTTCCTGGTAATGCGCAAATGGCAACGGGCGCTGTTGGTCGTCGGCCAGACCGACGATGACCGGGCCTATGCGGCGGCCCTGCGCCGCGCCATGAAGCGCTTCGGCATGCAGCTGGTCGCGGAGAAAGCCTGGACATTCGACAACGACCAGCGCCGCAGCGCCCAGGCCGACATGCCGCTGTTCACCCAAACCGCCGAGTACGACGTGGTGCTGGTGGCTGACGAACGCGGCGACTTCGGCGAGTACCTGCCCTACCAGACCTGGTATCCGCGGCCGGTAGCCGGCACCCAGGGCCTGACCCCCACCGGCTGGCACAAGACCGTTGAAACCTTCGGCGCGGCGCAGTTGCAAAAGCGCTTCGAAGCCCAGGCCGGGCGCTGGATGAACGACCGCGACTTCGCCGCCTGGATGGCCGTGCGCAGCGTCGCCAGCGCAGTGAGCAAACTGCGCCAGGCCGAGCCCCGCGCCCTGCAGCAACTGCTGCTCAGCGAGCAGTTGCCGCTGGACGGCTTCAAGGGCCGCAAGCTCAGCTACCGCCCGTGGAACGGCGAGCTGCGCCAGCCGATCCCGCTGGTGCAGCCGCGGGCCCTGGTCAGTACCTCTCCGCAGGAGGGCTTCCTGCACCCGCTCAACGAAATGGACAGCCTGGGCTACGACAGGCCCGAAGTGACCTGCGGCTACCCCTGA
- a CDS encoding response regulator yields the protein MNIVLVDDHAVVRQGYASLLRAVLPTVQVREAASGEEALARVQEQVPNLVIMDFGLPGISGLETTRRLRQRLPQLRVLFFSMHDELPLVRQALDAGASGYLTKNSAPEVLIEAVQRVLAGHAYIEQPLATQLACTSQHNASDPRLQRMTQRELEIFVMLAKGTPVRGIAEQLCISAKTVSNHLTLLKSKLQVSSHAELVHLGIDLGVVRVAG from the coding sequence ATGAATATCGTGTTGGTCGATGACCACGCCGTGGTCCGCCAGGGCTATGCCAGCCTGTTGCGGGCAGTGCTGCCGACAGTACAGGTGCGTGAGGCTGCCAGTGGCGAAGAGGCGCTGGCCCGGGTTCAGGAGCAGGTGCCCAACCTGGTGATCATGGACTTCGGCCTGCCAGGCATCAGCGGCCTGGAAACCACCCGGCGCCTGCGTCAGCGCCTGCCGCAATTGCGGGTGCTGTTCTTCAGCATGCATGACGAACTGCCGCTGGTGCGCCAGGCGCTGGATGCCGGGGCCTCGGGCTACCTGACCAAGAACTCGGCGCCCGAAGTGCTGATCGAGGCGGTGCAGCGGGTGTTGGCCGGGCATGCCTATATCGAACAGCCCCTGGCCACCCAGCTGGCCTGCACCTCACAGCACAATGCCAGCGACCCGCGCTTGCAGCGCATGACCCAGCGTGAGCTGGAGATTTTCGTGATGCTGGCCAAGGGCACACCGGTGCGGGGGATTGCCGAGCAGCTGTGCATCAGCGCCAAGACCGTGTCCAACCACCTGACCTTGCTCAAGAGCAAGTTGCAGGTCAGTTCCCATGCCGAGCTGGTGCATCTGGGGATTGATCTGGGGGTGGTGCGGGTGGCGGGGTGA
- a CDS encoding PAS domain-containing hybrid sensor histidine kinase/response regulator, giving the protein MPATGLLSVAELQAEVARLQHQNHKLQRINGALIERIESGVTRGNDPYAAFQHSVVLAEQVRERTEALNQAMAELKAVNHLLSEARQRAETAHQHQIRLITDHVPALIAYLNADLVYEFTNKVYEEWYCWPRGVMLGQSLREAHSEQHYQRLEAYVARALAGESVTFEFAETNINGQERYMLRSYVPNRLANGEVVGIFVLIRDITERRNTAQALHQAYQHLEQRVRERTAELTSLNEQLLREIEERSRVESRLREAKREAEQANLSKTKFLAAVSHDLLQPLNAARLFTSALLEHREPHNSAHLVRNVSNSLEDVENLLGTLVDISKLDAGVIKADVAPFALRELMDNLAAEYAQVARSEGLELHFVGCSAVVRSDIQLLARILRNLLSNAIRYTRSGRVVLGCRRQRGGLRIEVWDSGIGIAEEHLEEMFQEFRRGDVQRPDQDRGLGLGLAIVEKIAGILGHRIRVRSWLGKGSVFAVEVPLSATAPKAQPSLAISEPMLERLRGARVWVLDNDAAICAGMRTLLEGWGCRVVTALSEEDLARQVDNYHAEADLLIADYHLDNDCNGVDAVARINARRAQPLPAMMITANYSNELKQQIRELGHTLMHKPVRPMKLKAAMSHLLGRSVV; this is encoded by the coding sequence TGAACTGCAGGCCGAGGTTGCCCGGCTGCAGCACCAGAACCACAAGCTGCAGCGTATCAACGGCGCACTGATCGAGCGTATCGAGTCTGGCGTCACGCGTGGCAACGACCCTTATGCCGCGTTCCAGCATTCGGTGGTGCTGGCCGAGCAGGTGCGCGAACGCACCGAAGCGCTGAACCAGGCCATGGCCGAGCTCAAGGCCGTCAACCACCTGCTCAGCGAGGCCCGGCAGCGTGCCGAGACGGCACACCAGCACCAGATTCGCCTGATCACCGACCATGTGCCGGCGCTGATCGCCTACCTGAATGCCGACCTGGTCTACGAATTCACCAACAAGGTCTATGAAGAATGGTACTGCTGGCCTCGCGGCGTGATGCTGGGCCAGAGCCTGCGCGAGGCCCACAGCGAGCAGCATTACCAGCGCCTGGAGGCCTACGTGGCGCGGGCGCTGGCGGGGGAGAGCGTAACCTTCGAGTTTGCCGAAACCAACATCAACGGCCAGGAACGCTACATGCTGCGCTCCTACGTGCCGAACCGCCTGGCCAATGGCGAAGTGGTGGGCATCTTCGTATTGATCCGCGACATCACCGAGCGGCGCAATACCGCGCAGGCGCTGCACCAGGCGTATCAGCATCTGGAGCAACGGGTACGCGAGCGCACTGCCGAGCTGACCAGCCTGAACGAACAGTTGCTGCGCGAAATCGAGGAGCGCAGCCGGGTGGAATCGCGCCTGCGCGAGGCCAAGCGCGAGGCCGAGCAGGCCAACCTGTCGAAAACCAAGTTCCTTGCCGCCGTCAGCCATGACCTGCTGCAGCCACTGAACGCGGCGCGGCTGTTCACCAGTGCCTTGCTCGAACACCGCGAGCCACACAACAGTGCTCACCTGGTGCGTAATGTCAGCAACTCGCTGGAGGATGTGGAGAACCTGCTAGGTACCCTGGTGGATATTTCCAAGCTCGATGCCGGCGTGATCAAGGCCGATGTCGCCCCGTTCGCCCTGCGCGAACTGATGGACAACCTCGCTGCCGAATACGCCCAGGTGGCGCGCAGCGAAGGGCTTGAGCTGCATTTCGTGGGCTGTTCCGCCGTGGTGCGCAGTGACATTCAGCTGCTGGCGCGGATCCTGCGCAACCTGCTCAGCAATGCCATTCGCTACACCCGCAGCGGCCGCGTGGTGCTGGGCTGCCGGCGCCAGCGTGGCGGCTTGCGGATCGAGGTATGGGACAGCGGGATCGGTATCGCCGAAGAGCACCTGGAAGAAATGTTCCAGGAGTTCAGGCGCGGCGATGTGCAGCGCCCGGACCAGGACCGTGGCTTGGGCCTGGGGCTGGCGATCGTGGAAAAGATCGCCGGCATCCTCGGCCACCGGATTCGGGTGCGGTCATGGCTTGGCAAAGGCTCGGTGTTCGCGGTCGAAGTGCCGCTGAGCGCCACCGCGCCAAAGGCCCAGCCGAGCCTGGCGATCAGCGAACCGATGCTCGAGCGCCTGCGCGGGGCGCGGGTGTGGGTGCTGGATAACGATGCGGCGATTTGCGCCGGCATGCGCACCCTGCTGGAGGGGTGGGGTTGCCGGGTGGTCACCGCGCTGTCGGAGGAGGACCTGGCGCGCCAGGTGGACAACTACCATGCCGAGGCCGACCTGCTGATCGCCGACTACCACCTGGACAACGACTGCAATGGCGTCGACGCCGTGGCGCGAATCAATGCCCGCCGCGCCCAGCCCTTGCCGGCGATGATGATCACCGCCAACTACAGCAACGAGCTCAAGCAACAGATCCGCGAGCTGGGCCACACCCTGATGCACAAGCCGGTGCGGCCGATGAAGCTGAAGGCGGCGATGAGCCATTTGCTCGGCAGAAGCGTGGTATAG
- a CDS encoding PQQ-dependent catabolism-associated CXXCW motif protein has protein sequence MPRALPRLPRPLLAALSLSLTLGIAQADTTPLFSADGYRTTLYRSPTPQQVEGGQVIDTATLQALLGHTPRPVLIDVYRRQWLQGRFIEDEPHANIPGSRWLANTGDGELSPAWHDYFVRNLQQATAGRTEQPLVFYCRSDCWLSWNAVKRAKALGYENLYWYRDGLDAWQQANLPLQPAQPEPFP, from the coding sequence ATGCCACGTGCCCTGCCCCGGCTGCCACGCCCATTGCTGGCGGCGCTTTCCCTGAGCCTGACGCTGGGCATCGCCCAGGCCGACACCACGCCGCTATTCTCCGCCGACGGCTATCGCACCACCCTCTACCGCAGCCCGACCCCACAACAGGTCGAGGGCGGCCAGGTCATCGACACTGCCACCCTGCAAGCCCTGCTGGGGCACACCCCAAGGCCGGTACTGATCGACGTCTACCGCCGCCAATGGCTGCAAGGCCGCTTCATCGAAGATGAACCCCACGCCAACATCCCCGGCAGCCGCTGGCTGGCCAACACCGGCGACGGTGAGCTGAGCCCGGCGTGGCACGATTACTTCGTGCGCAACCTGCAACAAGCCACCGCCGGGCGCACGGAGCAACCGCTGGTCTTTTACTGCCGCTCCGATTGCTGGTTAAGCTGGAACGCGGTAAAACGCGCGAAAGCCCTGGGCTATGAGAATCTGTATTGGTACCGCGACGGCCTGGACGCCTGGCAGCAGGCCAACCTGCCGCTGCAACCGGCGCAGCCAGAACCCTTCCCCTGA
- a CDS encoding response regulator transcription factor, giving the protein MYKILIADDHPLFREAIHNVISDGFQGSEVMETADLDSALALTHEHDDLDLILLDLNMPGMHGLNGLITLRNEAPTTPVVIVSAEQEKQIVLQAITYGAVGFITKSSPRSQMIEAIEQILNGNVYLPPDIIRAQKSSTSRRLNDAPSFPPEMLQALTRKQLLVLERMTKGESNKQIAYTLDIAETTVKAHVSAILRKLNVHNRVQAILSAGDIDFGDYLRR; this is encoded by the coding sequence ATGTACAAAATTCTGATTGCCGACGATCACCCCCTGTTTCGCGAAGCTATCCACAACGTTATCAGCGATGGCTTCCAGGGCAGCGAAGTCATGGAAACTGCCGACCTGGACAGCGCCCTGGCGCTGACCCACGAGCACGACGACCTCGACCTGATCCTGCTCGACCTGAACATGCCCGGCATGCATGGCCTCAATGGCCTGATCACCCTGCGCAACGAGGCACCGACCACGCCGGTGGTGATCGTCTCGGCCGAGCAGGAAAAGCAGATCGTGCTGCAGGCCATCACTTATGGTGCGGTGGGTTTCATCACCAAGTCCTCGCCCCGCTCACAGATGATCGAGGCGATCGAGCAGATCCTCAATGGCAACGTCTACCTGCCGCCCGACATCATCCGTGCCCAGAAAAGCAGCACCAGCCGGCGCCTGAACGATGCCCCGAGCTTCCCGCCGGAGATGCTCCAGGCCCTGACCCGCAAGCAGCTGCTGGTGCTCGAGCGCATGACCAAGGGCGAGTCGAACAAGCAGATCGCCTACACCCTGGATATCGCCGAGACCACGGTCAAGGCCCATGTTTCGGCGATCCTGCGCAAACTCAACGTGCACAACCGGGTGCAGGCCATCCTCAGTGCCGGTGATATCGATTTTGGTGATTACCTGCGGCGTTGA
- a CDS encoding ABC transporter ATP-binding protein: MNTLEVSDVSFAYGQREALRQVGFSLAPGRFAALLGPNGAGKSTLIALLTRLYDLQHGDIRVCGCSLRNATRPALRQLGVVFQQSTLDLDLSVEQNLRYHASLHGLSRRQGNIRVDAELARQGLDERRREPVRALNIGHRRRVEIARALLHEPRLLLLDEASVGLDPASRLALNQHLRLLCREQHLSVLWTTHLLDEVQPSDDLLILHQGRLVASGTADALSLEHGGDLDHAFARLTSIPTGANAR, translated from the coding sequence ATGAATACCCTCGAAGTCAGTGACGTGAGCTTTGCCTACGGCCAGCGCGAGGCGCTCAGGCAGGTCGGCTTCAGCCTGGCGCCCGGGCGTTTCGCCGCCTTGCTGGGCCCCAACGGCGCCGGCAAGTCGACCCTGATCGCCCTGCTCACCCGGTTGTACGACCTGCAGCATGGCGACATCCGCGTGTGCGGCTGCTCGCTGCGCAACGCCACACGCCCGGCCTTGCGCCAGCTGGGCGTGGTGTTTCAGCAAAGCACCCTGGACCTGGACCTGAGCGTGGAGCAGAACCTGCGCTACCACGCCTCGCTGCATGGCCTGTCGCGGCGCCAGGGCAATATTCGGGTCGATGCCGAACTGGCCCGCCAGGGCCTCGATGAACGGCGGCGTGAGCCGGTCCGGGCGCTGAACATCGGCCATCGACGCCGGGTGGAGATCGCCCGCGCGCTGCTGCATGAACCGCGTTTGCTGTTGCTCGACGAGGCCAGCGTCGGCCTTGACCCGGCCAGCCGCCTGGCGCTCAACCAGCACCTGCGGCTGCTGTGCCGCGAGCAGCACCTCAGTGTGCTGTGGACCACCCATCTGCTGGACGAAGTGCAGCCCAGCGATGACTTGCTGATCCTGCATCAAGGGCGCCTGGTGGCCAGCGGCACGGCCGATGCCCTGAGCCTGGAGCACGGCGGTGACCTCGACCATGCCTTTGCCCGCCTGACCAGCATCCCCACAGGAGCCAATGCCCGATGA
- a CDS encoding HAMP domain-containing sensor histidine kinase produces MRLVNLSALWRINLWVTCCFAMLTLACAVVLLRQAVADVERELQSAQAVVAYLGDTAERDPQSLQPRLTQSLRHVRVHWLAADEPARLPQATGLDAWLGRQLLGQRHDSSRLLELGDGRRVMIAVDARDEIDEVRDSLQQLLVLCGLALLLSLLTIRWAVRRGMGLLDDLLQALRQVSGGQLTARLREAGLPEARQLAEHFNRMTASLEQARCDNTQLTQALLAVQEQERTQLAQTLHDDLGQYLAGIRAQLCLLRMVADQPTAVAQTTRTLELDCERLQQGFRALVHDLYPLALQHMPLAEAFGLLVSQWQASQGIDCRLRVGEHLPVLPGPSRTHLYRLLQEALTNVARHAGASQVRVRLQRSAKGLRLLVRDNGCGASQPQRPGVGLHSMAERARSLGGELRILSRPGAGWALDLNIPMEV; encoded by the coding sequence ATGCGCCTTGTCAACCTTTCGGCCCTGTGGCGGATCAACCTCTGGGTCACTTGTTGCTTCGCGATGTTGACGCTGGCCTGTGCCGTGGTGCTGTTGCGCCAGGCGGTGGCTGACGTGGAGCGGGAGTTGCAGTCTGCGCAAGCCGTGGTGGCATACCTCGGCGACACTGCCGAGCGCGACCCGCAGAGCCTGCAACCACGGCTGACGCAAAGCCTGCGCCATGTGCGGGTGCACTGGCTGGCGGCGGATGAACCTGCGCGGCTGCCGCAAGCAACCGGCCTGGATGCCTGGCTGGGCCGCCAACTGCTTGGCCAGCGCCATGACAGCAGCCGGCTGCTGGAGCTGGGGGATGGTCGCCGGGTAATGATCGCCGTGGATGCACGGGATGAAATCGACGAGGTGCGTGACTCCCTGCAGCAGTTGTTGGTCCTGTGCGGCCTTGCGTTGCTGCTGAGCTTGTTGACCATCCGCTGGGCGGTGCGGCGGGGCATGGGCTTGCTGGACGATCTGCTGCAGGCCTTGCGCCAGGTCTCGGGTGGGCAATTGACCGCACGCCTGCGCGAGGCCGGCCTGCCGGAGGCGCGCCAATTGGCGGAGCACTTCAACCGCATGACCGCGTCTCTGGAGCAGGCCCGCTGCGACAATACCCAACTCACCCAGGCCCTGCTGGCGGTGCAGGAGCAGGAGCGCACCCAGTTGGCGCAGACCCTGCACGACGACCTCGGGCAATACCTGGCGGGTATTCGGGCCCAGCTCTGCCTGCTGCGCATGGTCGCCGACCAGCCAACCGCGGTGGCGCAGACGACACGCACCCTGGAGCTCGATTGTGAACGCCTGCAGCAAGGTTTCCGCGCCCTGGTACATGACCTGTACCCGCTGGCGTTGCAGCACATGCCGCTGGCCGAAGCCTTCGGCCTGCTGGTGAGCCAATGGCAGGCCAGCCAGGGTATCGATTGCCGCCTGCGGGTAGGCGAGCATTTGCCGGTACTACCCGGCCCGAGTCGCACGCATTTGTATCGTTTGCTGCAGGAGGCGTTGACCAACGTCGCCCGTCACGCCGGCGCAAGCCAGGTGCGGGTGCGCCTGCAACGCAGCGCCAAGGGCTTGCGCCTGCTGGTTCGCGACAACGGTTGCGGTGCCAGCCAGCCCCAGCGCCCCGGGGTAGGCCTGCACTCGATGGCCGAGCGCGCCCGCAGCCTCGGCGGTGAACTGCGCATCCTCAGCCGCCCGGGTGCCGGCTGGGCGCTGGACCTGAACATTCCCATGGAGGTGTGA